A genome region from Methylorubrum populi includes the following:
- a CDS encoding AtpZ/AtpI family protein, with protein sequence MSGDPAGTGGGPEKAPADGDLSARLKRLETQLEGKRPKAAPDGPARTGASGGPAPLGQAMRLSTEFIAGVIAGGILGYIADHLFGTKPWGMIVLLMLGFVTGIYNVMRVSGFGGRKN encoded by the coding sequence GTGAGCGGTGACCCGGCCGGGACGGGGGGCGGGCCGGAAAAGGCTCCCGCCGACGGCGATCTCTCCGCGAGGCTCAAACGTCTCGAGACGCAGCTCGAGGGCAAGCGGCCGAAAGCCGCTCCCGACGGGCCTGCGCGCACCGGCGCATCCGGCGGGCCAGCCCCGCTCGGCCAGGCCATGCGGCTCTCGACCGAGTTCATCGCGGGCGTGATCGCCGGCGGTATCCTCGGATACATCGCCGACCATCTCTTCGGCACCAAGCCGTGGGGGATGATCGTGCTGCTGATGCTGGGCTTCGTGACGGGCATCTACAACGTCATGCGGGTCAGCGGCTTCGGCGGCCGCAAAAACTGA
- a CDS encoding F0F1 ATP synthase subunit C, with amino-acid sequence MDPVAAKYIGAGLACLGMAGASIGLGNLFGQFYSGALRNPSAADSQRTNLLLGFALTEALGIFSLLVALLLLFAV; translated from the coding sequence ATGGATCCCGTCGCTGCGAAGTACATCGGCGCCGGCCTCGCCTGCCTCGGCATGGCGGGCGCCAGCATCGGCCTCGGCAACCTGTTCGGCCAGTTCTACTCGGGCGCCCTGCGCAACCCGTCGGCCGCCGACAGCCAGCGCACCAACCTCCTCCTGGGCTTCGCGCTCACCGAGGCGCTCGGCATCTTCTCGCTGCTCGTGGCCCTGCTGCTCCTCTTCGCCGTCTGA
- a CDS encoding F0F1 ATP synthase subunit A, translating into MAVSIDPIHQFELQPLVSLGHIGNQQLAFTQSALYMFAAVGIIALLTIVATSGRSVVPGRLQALAETLYEFIADTVHQATGADGKRFLPLVFSLFMFVLILNLLGMIPYAFAVTSHLIVTFGLALVVILTVVIYGVARHGTHFLGVFVPSGVPKPLLLIMVPIEIVSFLSRPISLSVRLFANILAGHIALKIFAFFVVQLLVAGAWGVLSPLPLALTVALTALEFLVAALQAYVFATLTAVYLADALHPGH; encoded by the coding sequence ATGGCGGTCAGTATCGACCCGATCCACCAGTTCGAGCTGCAGCCGCTCGTCTCGCTGGGTCACATCGGCAACCAACAGCTCGCGTTCACGCAATCGGCTCTCTACATGTTCGCCGCGGTGGGCATCATCGCGTTGCTGACCATCGTCGCGACCTCCGGCCGCTCCGTCGTCCCGGGCCGGCTCCAGGCGCTGGCCGAGACGCTCTACGAGTTCATCGCCGACACGGTGCACCAGGCGACCGGCGCCGACGGCAAGCGCTTCCTGCCGCTCGTGTTCTCGCTGTTCATGTTCGTGCTCATCCTGAACCTGCTCGGGATGATCCCTTACGCCTTCGCGGTCACCAGCCACCTCATCGTCACCTTCGGCCTCGCGCTGGTGGTGATCCTGACCGTGGTGATCTACGGCGTGGCCAGGCACGGCACCCACTTTCTCGGCGTGTTCGTGCCGTCGGGCGTGCCCAAGCCGCTGCTGCTCATCATGGTGCCGATCGAGATCGTGTCGTTCCTGTCGCGGCCGATCAGCCTCTCGGTCCGTCTCTTCGCCAACATCCTGGCCGGCCACATCGCCCTGAAGATCTTCGCCTTCTTCGTGGTGCAGCTCCTCGTCGCCGGCGCCTGGGGCGTGCTCTCGCCCCTGCCGCTCGCGCTCACCGTCGCGCTGACGGCCCTCGAGTTCCTCGTCGCGGCCCTCCAAGCCTACGTCTTCGCGACGCTGACGGCGGTCTATCTCGCCGACGCCCTCCACCCCGGCCACTGA
- the nrdR gene encoding transcriptional regulator NrdR, with translation MRCPFCGGPDTQVKDSRPSEDSSAIRRRRVCPDCGGRFTTFERVQLRELVVLKRSGKRVPFDRDKLQRSIDVALRKRTVDPERVERLVSGITRRLESGGEGEVTSEAIGEAVMEGLKGLDDVAYVRFASVYKNFREAQDFQDLLGTLGGRLEGEALLPEDRVPAPAPPEEEAAAPRRRRPARPRA, from the coding sequence ATGCGGTGTCCGTTCTGCGGGGGACCCGACACGCAGGTGAAGGATTCGCGGCCGAGCGAGGATTCCTCCGCGATCCGCCGCCGCCGCGTCTGCCCGGATTGCGGCGGGCGCTTCACCACCTTCGAGCGGGTGCAACTACGCGAACTCGTCGTGCTCAAGCGCTCGGGCAAGCGCGTGCCGTTCGACCGTGACAAGCTCCAGCGCTCGATCGACGTGGCGCTGCGCAAGCGCACGGTCGATCCCGAGCGGGTGGAGCGGCTGGTCAGCGGCATCACCCGGCGCCTGGAGAGCGGCGGCGAGGGCGAGGTCACCAGCGAGGCGATCGGCGAGGCGGTGATGGAAGGTCTCAAGGGCCTCGACGACGTGGCCTATGTCCGTTTCGCCTCGGTCTACAAGAATTTCCGCGAGGCCCAGGACTTCCAGGATCTGCTCGGCACCCTCGGCGGACGGCTGGAGGGTGAGGCGCTGCTGCCCGAGGACCGAGTGCCTGCGCCCGCGCCGCCCGAGGAGGAGGCCGCCGCGCCGCGTCGGCGCCGGCCGGCCCGGCCGCGGGCGTGA
- the ribD gene encoding bifunctional diaminohydroxyphosphoribosylaminopyrimidine deaminase/5-amino-6-(5-phosphoribosylamino)uracil reductase RibD, whose translation MRLALALGRRHLGRTWPNPSVGAVVVAADGRIVGQAVTAIGGRPHAEPLALDMAGEAAVGATLYVTLEPCSHHGRTPPCTEATIASGVARVVTAIEDPDPRVSGRGHAQLRAAGIAVETGLLREEAARDHRGHVSRVTRGRPSLHLKLARTRDGFAAPSTGERLKITGPVADGAVHLWRAHADAIMVGIGTARADDPSLTVRLPGLAERSPVRIVLDSTLRLNPAGHLVRGARDLPTLVLTGRGAPAHARRMLASFGVEIVFVPTDAQGRIDLSAALATLAGRGLTRICSEGGPALADALAAQDLVDACTLVTGSAVLGAAGGLPALGANLARRLADGSFAEIEARVLGPDTAVTYERI comes from the coding sequence ATGCGCCTCGCCCTCGCGCTCGGGCGGCGCCATCTCGGCCGCACCTGGCCCAATCCGAGCGTCGGCGCCGTGGTGGTGGCCGCCGACGGCCGCATCGTCGGTCAGGCGGTGACCGCCATCGGCGGGCGCCCGCACGCGGAGCCGCTTGCGCTGGACATGGCCGGCGAGGCGGCCGTCGGCGCCACGCTCTACGTCACCCTGGAGCCCTGCTCGCATCACGGCCGCACGCCGCCCTGCACCGAGGCGACGATCGCCTCGGGCGTCGCCCGCGTGGTCACCGCGATCGAGGATCCCGATCCCCGCGTCTCCGGCCGCGGCCATGCGCAGCTTCGCGCCGCCGGCATCGCGGTGGAGACGGGCCTGCTGCGCGAGGAGGCCGCCCGGGACCACCGCGGCCATGTCTCCCGCGTCACGCGCGGGCGCCCGAGCCTGCATCTCAAGCTCGCCCGCACCCGCGACGGCTTCGCCGCGCCCTCGACCGGCGAGCGGCTGAAGATCACCGGGCCGGTCGCCGACGGGGCGGTGCATCTGTGGCGGGCCCATGCCGACGCGATCATGGTCGGGATCGGCACCGCGCGGGCGGACGATCCCTCGCTCACCGTGCGGCTGCCGGGGCTCGCCGAGCGCTCGCCGGTGCGGATCGTCCTCGACTCGACCTTGCGCCTCAACCCCGCCGGCCACCTCGTGCGCGGTGCCCGCGACCTGCCGACCCTGGTGCTGACCGGGCGCGGCGCTCCGGCCCATGCCCGGCGGATGCTCGCCTCCTTCGGCGTCGAGATCGTGTTCGTGCCGACCGACGCGCAGGGCCGCATCGATCTCTCCGCCGCCCTCGCGACGCTCGCCGGGCGCGGCCTCACCCGGATCTGCAGCGAGGGCGGGCCGGCGCTGGCCGACGCGCTCGCCGCGCAGGATCTCGTCGATGCCTGCACGCTCGTCACCGGCTCCGCGGTGCTGGGCGCGGCCGGCGGCCTGCCGGCGCTCGGGGCCAATCTCGCCCGCCGTCTGGCGGACGGCTCCTTCGCCGAGATCGAGGCCCGCGTGCTCGGCCCCGACACGGCGGTCACCTACGAGAGGATCTGA
- a CDS encoding riboflavin synthase, with product MFTGLVTDVGRVVSTEGSDRLRRIVIESAYDPAGIALGASIACSGPCLTAVAVEPHGTGCRFAVDAAAETLERTTVGAWREGTRVNLERSLKLGDELGGHLVTGHVDGIAEILERETVTGEDNPWGASERFTLRAPAALAGFVAAKGSICLDGTSLTVNAVSGADFSVLLIPHSLSVTTWEDRRAGDRINLEVDLLARYAARLAETRGLLQR from the coding sequence ATGTTCACCGGGCTCGTCACCGATGTCGGCCGGGTCGTCTCGACGGAGGGCTCGGACCGCCTGCGCCGGATCGTGATCGAGAGCGCCTACGATCCCGCCGGCATCGCGCTCGGCGCCTCGATCGCCTGTTCCGGCCCCTGCCTCACCGCGGTCGCGGTGGAGCCGCACGGGACGGGCTGCCGCTTCGCGGTGGACGCCGCCGCCGAGACGCTGGAGCGCACCACCGTGGGCGCGTGGCGCGAGGGCACGCGGGTCAACCTCGAACGCTCGCTCAAGCTCGGCGACGAACTCGGCGGCCATCTCGTCACCGGCCATGTCGACGGCATCGCCGAGATCCTGGAGCGCGAGACCGTGACCGGCGAGGACAACCCCTGGGGCGCGAGCGAGCGCTTCACCCTGCGGGCCCCGGCGGCGCTCGCCGGCTTCGTCGCCGCGAAGGGCTCGATCTGCCTCGACGGCACCTCGCTCACCGTCAACGCGGTCTCGGGCGCCGATTTCTCGGTGCTGCTGATCCCGCACAGCCTCTCGGTCACGACCTGGGAGGACCGCCGGGCGGGCGACCGAATCAACCTGGAAGTCGATCTCCTGGCCCGCTACGCCGCGCGCCTTGCCGAGACGCGGGGGCTGTTGCAGCGCTGA
- a CDS encoding serine hydroxymethyltransferase: MSAGTATDTTALDTFFSSRLAETDPEIAKAISQELSRQKHEIELIASENIVSRAVLEAQGSVLTNKYAEGYPGRRYYGGCQFVDIAEELAIDRAKRLFGCGFANVQPNSGSQANQGVFMALMQPGDTFLGLDLAAGGHLTHGAPPNVSGKWFKPVSYTVRREDQRIDMEQVERLAQEHRPKVIIAGGSGYPRHWDFAKFREIADSVGAFFFVDMAHFAGLVAAGLHPSPFPHAHVATTTTHKTLRGPRGGMILTNDEALAKKFNSAIFPGLQGGPLMHVIAAKAVAFGEALKPEFKIYARQVIDNARALADTIVSGGYDITSGGTDNHLMLVDLQRKDLTGKAAEAALSRADITCNKNGVPFDPQKPTVTSGIRLGTPASTTRGFGVAEFKQVGSFIVEVLDGLADKGEGGDAAVEAAVKEKVHVLTDRFPIYG; the protein is encoded by the coding sequence ATGAGCGCCGGAACTGCGACCGACACCACCGCCCTCGACACCTTCTTCTCGTCTCGTCTGGCCGAGACCGATCCCGAGATCGCCAAGGCCATCTCGCAGGAACTCAGCCGTCAGAAGCACGAGATCGAGCTGATCGCCTCCGAGAACATCGTCTCGCGCGCCGTGCTCGAAGCGCAGGGCTCGGTGCTGACCAACAAGTACGCGGAGGGCTATCCGGGCCGGCGCTACTACGGCGGCTGCCAGTTCGTGGACATCGCCGAGGAACTCGCCATCGACCGCGCCAAGCGCCTGTTCGGTTGCGGCTTCGCCAACGTGCAGCCGAATTCCGGCTCCCAGGCGAACCAGGGCGTGTTCATGGCCCTGATGCAGCCCGGCGACACCTTCCTCGGCCTCGACCTCGCCGCGGGCGGCCACCTCACCCACGGCGCGCCGCCGAACGTGTCGGGCAAGTGGTTCAAGCCGGTCTCCTACACCGTGCGCCGCGAGGACCAGCGCATCGACATGGAGCAGGTCGAGCGCCTCGCGCAGGAGCACAGGCCGAAGGTGATCATCGCCGGCGGCTCGGGCTATCCGCGCCACTGGGACTTCGCGAAGTTCCGTGAGATCGCCGATTCCGTCGGCGCCTTCTTCTTCGTCGACATGGCCCACTTCGCCGGCCTCGTCGCGGCGGGCCTGCACCCGTCGCCTTTCCCGCACGCGCATGTCGCCACCACGACGACCCACAAGACCCTGCGCGGGCCCCGCGGCGGCATGATCCTGACGAACGACGAGGCGCTGGCCAAGAAGTTCAACTCGGCGATCTTCCCCGGTCTCCAGGGCGGTCCGCTGATGCACGTCATCGCCGCCAAGGCGGTGGCGTTCGGCGAGGCGCTCAAGCCCGAGTTCAAGATCTACGCCCGTCAGGTGATCGACAACGCCCGGGCGCTGGCCGACACCATCGTCTCGGGCGGCTACGACATCACCTCGGGCGGCACCGACAACCACCTGATGCTGGTCGACCTCCAGCGGAAGGACCTCACCGGCAAGGCCGCCGAGGCGGCGCTGTCGCGGGCCGACATCACCTGCAACAAGAACGGCGTGCCGTTCGATCCGCAGAAGCCGACGGTCACCTCCGGCATCCGCCTCGGCACCCCGGCCAGCACCACCCGCGGCTTCGGCGTCGCCGAGTTCAAGCAGGTCGGCTCGTTCATCGTCGAGGTGCTCGACGGTCTCGCCGACAAGGGCGAGGGCGGCGACGCGGCGGTCGAGGCGGCGGTGAAGGAGAAGGTCCACGTCCTGACCGACCGCTTCCCGATCTACGGGTAG
- a CDS encoding ATP F0F1 synthase subunit B (Produces ATP from ADP in the presence of a proton gradient across the membrane. Subunit B is part of the membrane proton channel.), producing MLTAEFWVAVAFVAFLAIVWRVGGFSMMTGGLDRRAKRVRHELDEARRLREEAAAVLADYQRRRTEAEREAEAIVAGAREDAERIAAEGHARLDAFVARRTKAAEAKIAQAEAQAAAQVRAAAADAAVKVSETLLRERLQGNAAQDLVRASLGDVKSRLQA from the coding sequence CTGCTGACCGCCGAATTCTGGGTCGCCGTCGCCTTCGTGGCGTTCCTGGCCATCGTCTGGCGGGTCGGCGGCTTCTCGATGATGACCGGCGGGCTCGACCGCCGCGCCAAGCGCGTGCGCCACGAGCTCGACGAGGCCCGCCGCCTGCGCGAGGAGGCCGCGGCCGTGCTCGCGGACTACCAGCGCCGCCGCACGGAGGCCGAGCGCGAGGCCGAAGCGATCGTCGCCGGCGCCCGCGAGGATGCCGAGCGGATCGCCGCCGAGGGCCATGCCCGCCTCGACGCGTTCGTCGCCCGCCGCACCAAGGCGGCCGAGGCCAAGATCGCCCAGGCCGAGGCGCAGGCCGCCGCCCAGGTTCGGGCCGCCGCCGCCGACGCGGCGGTCAAGGTCTCCGAGACGCTCCTGCGCGAGCGCCTCCAGGGCAATGCGGCCCAGGATCTCGTCCGCGCCAGCCTCGGCGACGTGAAGAGCCGCCTCCAGGCTTGA
- a CDS encoding F0F1 ATP synthase subunit B': MAEQNPLTTPSPNADTTIVPPGSPHTHTEHTPGGHGSVFPPFESQTFLSQLIWLALAFGLLYSLMSKVALPRIEAILGERSNRLSADLGEAQRMKAEADAAGEAYEKSLRAAQAKAQGIAQDTRNALSAEADAKRKSLEAELNQRLAASEAIIRGRTAEAMGNVRAIAGETASAIVERLTGQAPDRASLDRALDATPAVH; encoded by the coding sequence ATGGCCGAGCAGAATCCCCTCACGACCCCCTCGCCGAACGCGGACACGACGATCGTTCCGCCGGGAAGCCCCCATACCCATACCGAGCATACCCCCGGCGGCCACGGCAGCGTGTTCCCGCCCTTCGAGAGCCAGACCTTCCTCTCGCAGTTGATCTGGCTCGCTCTCGCCTTCGGCCTGCTCTACTCCCTGATGTCCAAGGTCGCGCTGCCGCGCATCGAGGCGATCCTCGGTGAACGCTCCAACCGACTCTCCGCCGACCTCGGCGAGGCGCAGCGGATGAAGGCCGAGGCCGACGCCGCCGGCGAGGCCTACGAGAAGTCCCTGCGCGCGGCCCAGGCCAAGGCGCAAGGCATCGCCCAGGACACCCGCAACGCCCTCTCGGCCGAGGCCGATGCCAAGCGCAAGAGCCTGGAAGCCGAGCTGAACCAGCGGCTCGCCGCCTCCGAGGCGATCATCCGCGGCCGCACGGCGGAGGCCATGGGCAACGTCCGCGCCATCGCCGGCGAGACGGCCTCGGCCATCGTCGAGCGGCTGACCGGCCAGGCGCCCGACCGGGCGAGCCTGGACCGCGCCCTCGACGCGACGCCCGCCGTCCACTGA